Proteins from one Flavobacterium sp. N2038 genomic window:
- a CDS encoding UxaA family hydrolase, whose protein sequence is MATQKKLIKVNPVDNVIVALTDLVQNEQIMFEGATVSPTTDVKAKHKITEKDFAIGDDIIMYGVLVGKAVKPIKKGEVITTENVKHQSEKVFGKNGNLGWTPPNVDRWKDKTFNGYHRTDGQVGTKNVWLFFPLVFCENKNIEKLKDIFENELMPKKEVSYKNLLRSLIEEKSVEEVSDKNLNENLLDNVEVKFINHQGGCGGIRQDSELLAKLLAGYVNNPNVAGATVLSLGCQNLQVDIFKKALKEMSPNSDKEILIYEQQQIGTTDQMFQMVIKDSYEAIKRANKIERKPAPLSKLSIGLECGGSDGFSGISANPALGVVSDIFAALGGKTILAEFPELCGVEQELMNRCVDEEKADKFLTLMKAFEKSVVDAGSGFDMNPSPGNIKDGLITDAMKSAGAAKKGGTSPVVDVLDYGEYISKPGLNLLNTPGNDAECTTGLVGSGATVVLFTTGLGNPMGNPIAPVVKISSNTALINRMSDIIDVNAGTVITGEKTITEVGAEIVDYIIELASGNVETKADQLKQDVFIPWKRGVSL, encoded by the coding sequence ATGGCAACGCAAAAAAAGTTAATAAAAGTCAACCCAGTAGATAACGTAATTGTTGCTTTAACCGATTTGGTACAAAACGAACAAATTATGTTTGAAGGAGCCACTGTCTCACCAACAACTGATGTTAAAGCAAAACATAAAATCACTGAAAAAGATTTTGCAATCGGTGATGATATTATAATGTACGGCGTTTTGGTTGGAAAAGCTGTTAAACCTATAAAAAAAGGAGAAGTAATTACCACCGAAAATGTAAAACATCAAAGTGAAAAAGTTTTTGGTAAAAACGGAAATTTAGGTTGGACTCCACCAAATGTAGATCGTTGGAAAGACAAGACTTTCAACGGATACCACCGTACTGATGGACAAGTTGGAACTAAAAACGTTTGGTTGTTTTTTCCATTGGTTTTTTGCGAAAACAAAAATATCGAAAAACTGAAAGATATTTTTGAAAACGAATTAATGCCTAAAAAAGAGGTTTCTTATAAAAATTTGTTACGCTCTTTAATTGAAGAAAAAAGCGTAGAAGAAGTTTCGGATAAAAATTTAAATGAAAACCTTTTAGATAATGTCGAAGTAAAATTTATCAATCATCAAGGTGGTTGTGGAGGGATTCGACAAGATTCAGAATTGTTGGCAAAACTGCTTGCAGGATATGTGAACAATCCAAATGTTGCAGGTGCAACGGTTTTAAGTTTAGGTTGTCAAAATTTGCAAGTTGATATTTTTAAAAAGGCATTGAAAGAAATGAGTCCGAATAGTGATAAAGAAATTTTGATCTATGAGCAACAACAAATTGGAACTACTGATCAAATGTTTCAAATGGTGATTAAAGATTCTTATGAAGCCATTAAAAGAGCCAACAAAATTGAACGCAAACCTGCTCCTCTTTCAAAGCTAAGTATTGGTTTGGAATGTGGAGGATCCGACGGATTCTCAGGAATTTCTGCAAATCCAGCATTAGGAGTTGTTTCAGATATTTTTGCAGCTTTGGGAGGGAAAACAATTTTGGCAGAGTTTCCAGAATTATGTGGCGTTGAGCAAGAATTGATGAATAGATGTGTGGACGAAGAAAAAGCAGATAAGTTTTTAACTTTAATGAAAGCTTTTGAAAAATCAGTTGTAGATGCAGGTTCAGGGTTTGATATGAATCCATCTCCGGGAAACATCAAAGACGGATTAATTACAGATGCAATGAAATCTGCCGGAGCAGCTAAAAAAGGTGGAACTTCACCTGTTGTAGATGTTTTAGATTACGGAGAATATATTTCAAAACCAGGATTAAATCTTTTAAATACGCCAGGAAATGACGCAGAATGTACCACAGGATTGGTTGGATCGGGCGCAACAGTTGTTTTATTTACCACAGGTTTAGGAAATCCAATGGGAAATCCGATTGCACCCGTTGTAAAAATTTCTTCGAACACGGCATTAATTAATAGAATGTCTGATATTATCGATGTAAATGCCGGAACGGTGATTACTGGTGAAAAAACCATTACCGAGGTCGGAGCAGAAATAGTAGATTACATTATAGAATTGGCGAGCGGAAACGTGGAAACAAAAGCAGACCAGTTGAAACAAGATGTATTTATTCCATGGAAAAGAGGAGTTTCACTTTAG